In the Malassezia vespertilionis chromosome 1, complete sequence genome, one interval contains:
- a CDS encoding uncharacterized protein (EggNog:ENOG503NVBI; COG:T) — MRGRDEAGPSRAWKRARADSYLDEETRKRVSEAQMYAEPEHPSTRFHWRKKEAQEKQRGVSHADAALRDAQRKAETAREVERLHIRRAQRERAQREREEAKSRNARNADDAKMADWVAKEDEFLLEQAKLRAKIRLRDDRAKPIDVLVVNTLWANPQQTSADVETEEEAGLGADLAEPTALMNELMPVELEELHHDIQTFLRLERDPEQLSFWRHALIVVDDKLHTHRGESTSRVDRAIDAEINTMLSHKTAAELSELQAQIRAKLRSGEPIEVEYWESLLRRTVVWRSIATLQTCHETVLEHRVAQLQRLQRTEAKRHEAAVAEQIQAPASAPAPSSRVWNADMEPSAYDPAQLTYEERLLPVCTLDKQRQALKEARAKVLNARFVPRNMPARHRADDAQESIEDALYRMESERAMGVEEEIFNEDVRLGVHPAWADKFRARKPRYFNRVHTGYEWNKYNQTHYDADNPPPKIVQGYKFNIFYPDLIDPTKAPTYRIFREQDAEKTAHDTVLLRFSAGPPYEDIAFRIVDREWEYSHRRGFRSSFDRGVLQLHFNFKRLKYRQ; from the exons ATGCGTGGGCGAGACGAGGCGGGCCCCTCGCGCGCCTGGAAACGAGCGCGGGCAGACTCATACCTGGATGAGGAAACGCGCAAACGTGTTTCCGAGGCGCAGATGTATGCGGAGCCAGAGCACCCTAGCACGCGATTCCACTGGCGcaaaaaagaagcgcaagaaaaGCAACGTGGGGTCTCGCACGCGGacgctgcactgcgcgacgcgcaacGCAAAGCGGAGACGGCACGGGAAGTGGAACGACTCCATAtacgccgtgcgcagcgtgagcgtgcgcagcgcgaacGCGAAGAAGCAAAATCGCGCAACGCAAGGAACGCCGATGACGCGAAAATGGCCGACTGGGTCGCGAAAGAAGACGAGTTCCTGCTAGAGCAGGCgaaactgcgcgcaaagatTCGACTGCGCGACGACCGTGCCAAGCCAATTGATGTGTTGGTCGTAAACACCCTCTGGGCCAACCCCCAGCAAACAAGCGCCGACGTAGAGACAGAAGAAGAAGCGGGCCTCGGTGCGGACCTCGCGGAGCCAACTGCACTAATGAATGAGCTTATGCCCGTGGAACTTGAAGAGCTGCATCATGATATCCAAACTTTTTTGCGCCTGGAACGCGACCCCGAGCAGCTTTCCTTTTGGCGCCACGCGCTTATTGTCGTCGACGACAAATTGCACACACACCGTGGCGAAAGTACGTCGCGTGTGGACCGCGCCATTGATGCCGAGATCAATACCATGCTCTCGCACAAAACAGCGGCAGAGTTGAGCGAGCTTCAAGCGCAGATCCGCGCAAAATTGCGATCTGGCGAGCCGATCGAAGTAGAGTATTGGGAGTCGCTGCTCCGTCGCACAGTCGTATGGCGGAGCATTGCCACCTTGCAAACATGCCACGAAACGGTCTTAGAGCACCGCGTAGCGCAGCTTCAacggctgcagcgcacggaaGCGAAGCGGCACGAGGCTGCCGTTGCCGAGCAGATCCAAGCGCCCGCGTCGGCGCCAGCACCGTCGAGCCGTGTGTGGAATGCAGACATGGAGCCTTCTGCTTACGATCCTGCGCAGCTTACCTACGAAGAGCGCCTTCTTCCGGTGTGCACGCTTGATaagcagcgccaagcgcttaaagaggcgcgtgcaaaagtcctcaatgcgcgctttgtccCGCGCAACATGCCTGCGCGGCACCGtgcagacgatgcgcaagaAAGCATTGAAGACGCGCTCTACCGCATGGAGTCTGAGCGCGCGATGGGTGTCGAGGAGGAGATATTTAACGAGGATGtgcgcctcggcgtgcATCCTGCATGGGCGGACAAGTTCCGCGCAAGGAAACCGCGCTACTTTAACCGCGTGCATACTGGCTACGAATGGAACAAGTACAACCAAACGCACTATGACGCAGACAATCCTCCGCCCAAGATTGTCCAAGGGTATAAGTTTAACATTTTTTACCCCGACTTGATCGACCCTACCAAAGCGCCGACTTATCGCATATTTCGCGAGCAGGACGCGGAAAAAACTGCGCATGATACAGTCTTGCTCCGCTTCAGTGCCGGGCCGCCGTATGAGGATATTGCGTTCCGGATTGTGGATCGCGAGTGGGAATACTCACATCGGCGCGGATTTCGCAGCAGTTTTGACCGTGGCGTGCTACAGCTCCACT TCAATTTTAAGCGGCTCAAATACCGTCAGTAG
- a CDS encoding uncharacterized protein (EggNog:ENOG503P7FY; COG:S) translates to MPTAHRRVEMFRGAMTTSSAAPQDVLLSSVGKPLRLHVPYKSFDPPAYGAASETVVGRLWTYDAGVDLVVLETGAAPDLPTALHRAPAAIVYNSPYGRVNSTTSGFKLIRGTQIAGVEFLTEEEYHVHTNYVSELCTIPPVSLAAMEVRDAASVQKSLERILRIGPKAAGEVGQTVFDALSKTYVFSVR, encoded by the exons ATGCCTA CCGCGCACCGGCGTGTCGAGATGTTCCGTGGCGCCATGACGACGTCTTCGGCAGCACCGCAGGATGTGCTGCTGTCAAGTGTAGGCAAGCCATTGCGTCTGCATGTTCCGTACAAGTCGTTTGATCCCCCTGCGTACGGAGCCGCGAGCGAGACCGTGGTGGGCCGCCTTTGGACGTACGACGCAGGCGTCGACCTGGTCGTCCTGGAgacaggcgcggcgcccgaCTTGCctacggcgctgcaccgtGCACCGGCTGCCATTGTATACAACAGCCCGTACGGTCGTGTAAATTCAACTACCTCGGGGTTTAAACTCATCCGCGGCACGCAGATCGCCGGCGTCGAGTTCCTGACCGAGGAGGAGTACCATGTACATACAAACTACGTCTCGGAGCTTTGCACTATTCCACCGGTTTCTTTGGCTGCTATGGAagtgcgcgatgcggcgtCGGTTCAGAAGAGTTTGGAGCGCATCTTGCGGATCGGGCCGAAAGCGGCCGGCGAAGTTGGGCAGACTGTGTTCGATGCATTGAGCAAGACGTACGTATTTTCGGTGCGCTGA
- a CDS encoding uncharacterized protein (COG:C; EggNog:ENOG503P78W) yields the protein MSALSKAFPHAVKEIRLHFSPTGSGSAGIRKFVQEYYPVMKQHNPNVPILLREATSTPARMFIRLERSVDLNAFEVPAIKKKFSEMLSQ from the exons ATGAGTGCACTGTCGAAAGCCTTCCCCCATGCGGTCAAGGAGATCCGCTTGCATTTTTCCCCGACGGGTTCTGGTAGCGCTGGCATCAG GAAATTCGTGCAGGAGTATTATCCGGTCATGAAGCAGCACAACCCGAATGTGCCTATTctcttgcgcgaggcaaCCAGCACTCCTGCACGCATGTTTATTCGACTGG AGCGCAGTGTGGACTTGAACGCGTTCGAAGTGCCTGCTATTAAAAAAAAGTTTAGCGAAATGCTCTCGCAGTAA